TCACCGCCGACCTCGAGTGGATGCACCGCGTCGGGATCGGCGGGATGCAGATGTTCGACGGGTCGTTAGGCACGCCGCGGTTCGTCGAGAACCGCCTCGTCTGGATGACGCCCGGCTGGAAGGACGCCTTCCGCCACGCGGCGGCCGAGGCGGACCGGCTCGGGCTCGAGATGACGATGACCGCGAGCGGCGGCTGGAGCGAGAGCGGCGGCTGGAGCGAGAGCGGCGGCCCGTGGGTCACGCCGCAGCAGGCGATGAAGAAGGTCGTCTGGAGCGAAACCCGGGTGAGCGGCCCGCGGCGCTTCGCCGGCGTGCTCCCCACGCCGCCGTCGGTCAACGGCCCCTTCCAGGGCATGCAGAACGGTCCCGACCTCGCCTTCCCGGGCGACACCGGCCTGCCTGGCGCCAAGCCGCTGCCGGCGGAGCGGCCGGCCGGGCCCGACCCGACGGTCTACGCCGACACGAAGGTGCTCGCCTACCGCCTGCCCGACGCGGATGTGCGCATGGCCGACCTCAAGCCCGCGGTGACGAGCGCCGCGGGCGCGGTCGACGCGGCCACGCTCATGGACGGCGACTTCGGGAAGACGGTTTCGGTCGCGTTGCCCGAGGGCGCGCCGGAAACGTGGGTGCAGTTCGCGTTCGCGCGCCCCTTCCGCGCGCAGGCCTTCACCTTCGGGGGCGCGCCCGGGTTGCAGTTCGTCGGCGGGCCGCCGGTCCCGGACGGGCGCGTCGAGGCGAGCCAGGACGGGCGCACGTGGACGACGCTCGTCGCGCTGCCGGGGCCGGGGCACCCGACGGCCAACTTCGCGGCGCGCACCTACACGTTCCCGGCGACGAGCGCGCGCTTCTACCGCGTGGTGATGAAACGGCCCGCGCCGAACCCCTTCGGCGCCGCGTTCGGTATCGGTCCGGCGAAGGCGATCACGATCTTGGAGCTGGAGTTCAGCGCCGCGCCGCGCGTCAACCGGTGGGAGGAAAAGGCGCAGTACGGCAACATGACCGACTACGGCCCCGCGGTCGCGACGCCGGCGGCGCCGGGCGCGGTGCCCGTCCGCGACGTCGTCGACCTCACGTCGCGCCTGCGCCCCGACGGAACGCTCGACTGGCAGGTCCCGGCGGGGCGGTGGGCCGTGCTGCGCATGGGCTACTCGCTCGAGGGCACGAAGAACCACCCCGCCTCCCCCGAGGCGACCGGCTACGAGGTCGACAAGCTCAACCGCGCCCACGTCGCCGCGTACATCCAGCACTACACCGACCAGATCAAAGGCGCGTTAGGCAGCTACTACGGCAGGAGCTTCCGCTACCTGCTGACCGACAGCTACGAGGCCGGCATGGAGAACTGGACGGACGACATGGTCGCCCAGTTCCGCGCCCGGCGCGGCTACGACCCCACGCCGTACCTGCCGGTGCTCGCCGGGCGCGTGATCGGCAGCGCCGCGGCCAGCGACAAGTTCCTCTGGGACTTCCGCCGCACGATCGCCGACCTGTTCGCCGACCACCACTACGGTACCATCAACGAGGCCCTCAAGAAGGACGGGGTCGGCCTGGACGCGGAGGCAATGGGCGCCGACTTCCCGACGAGCGGGGAAGGCTTGCAGGACAAGGGGCGCGTGACGATCCCGATGGGCGAGTTCTGGACGCCCGGGCCGGGGCAGGACGACGGGGCCAGCCACATGGCCGACATGAAGGAGGCCGCGTCGGCGGCGCACATCTAGGGGCAGAACATCGCCGCGGCGGAGTCGTTCACGACGATGCCGTCGCCGCTGGTCCCCGCGTTCGCGCAGTCGCCGTACTACCTCAAGCGGCTTGCCGACCGGGCGCTCGCGCACGGCATCAACCGCTTCGTGATCCACACGTCGGTCCACCAGCCGTTCGTCGACAGCACGCACAAGCCGGGGATGACGTTAGGCTTCTTCGGCCAGCACTTCACGCGCAACAACACCTGGGCCGAGCAGTCGCGGGCGTGGCTGGGCTACCTGGGGCGCGCGTCGCACCTGCTGCAGCAGGGGCGGTTCGCCGCCGACCTCGCGTACTTCTACGGCGAGGGCGCGCCCAACGCGGTGCCGTTCTGGAAGCCGGTCGACCCGGCGCCGCCGGCCGGGTACGACTACGACTGGGTGAACGCCGAGGTGCTGCTCGGGCGGATGCGCGTCGAGGACGGGCAGCTCGTGCTGCCGACGGGGATGCGCTACCGGGCGCTCGTGCTCCCGGCGGACGTGAACCAGCTCACGCTGCCGATGGCGCGCAAGCTCCGCGACCTCGTGCAGGCCGGCGCGACGGTGATCGCGCCGCCGCCCAACGGCACGCCGAGCCTGGCGGACGGCCCCGCGGGGGACGATAGCGTGCGCGCCGTCGCCCGGCAGGTGTGGGGCGCGGCCGACGGCCGGGGCGTCACCGAGCACGCGTACGGCAAGGGGAAGGTCTCCTGGGGCGTGCCGGTGGCGCAGGTGCTGGGCGCCGCCGGCGTCGCGCCCGACGTGACCGTCGACGGCCGGGGGCCCGACGCGCGGCACGCGTGGATCCACCGCTCGGCCGGCGACGCCGAGGTCTACTTCGTCGCAAATCAGCAGGAAAAGGCGGAGGACGTGACGGCGAGCTTCCGCGTCTCGGGGCGGGACGTCGAGCTCTGGGACGCGGCCACGGGCGAGACCGCGCCGGCCGCGTACACGACCGCGAACGGGCGCACCGAGGTGCCGCTGCACCTCGACCCGTACGGCTCGACGTTCGTCGTCTTCCGGCGTTCCGCGGCGGCGGCGCCGTCGCGCACGGTCGCGGCGCCGGCGCGCGCGACGCTCGCCACCGTCGCGGGCCCGTGGCAGGTGCGCTTCCAGCCCGGCCGCGGCGCGCCGGCCGCGGTGCGCGTGGACAGCCTGGCGTCGTGGACGACCTCGGCCGGCGCGGGGGTGAAATACTTCTCCGGGACCGCGACCTACGCCAAGGACGTCACCGTGCCGGCCGAGTGGCTGCGCGCGGGTGGGCGGGTCGAGCTCGACCTGGGCCGGGTGAAGGAGATCGCCGAGGTGCTCGTGAACGGGCAGCCGGCGGGCGGCATTTTGTGGAAGCCGCCGTTCCGCGCCGGCGTCACGAGCGCCCTCAAGCCCGGCGCGAACCGCGTCGAGGTGCGGGTGACGAACCTGTGGTCGAACCGGATGATCGGCGACCTGCAGCCGGGCGCGACCCAGCGCTTCACGTTCACCGACTTCCGGCCGTTCACGAAGGATTCGCCGCTCATGGAGTCGGGGCTGCTCGGCCCCGTAGCCTTCGTACGCGTCTCGGGAGCGGCCGAGGGCACGCGCGGCCCGGTAGTGGCCCGCCCGGCGCGCGCCGTCTAGGCTGCGTCCCAACACCGGGCACGTCCGTCCCACCCTCTCGTCCGCGGAGATTCTTTCATGCTGTTCCCGCTCGCGCTGCTCGCCGCCCTGCACGCCGCCCCCGCCAGCGCCGCCGACTCGGTCACCGGCACGTGGCGCATCAGCGGGGACGTGGTCGGAAACCCCGTGAACGAGCTCTGCACGCTCAAGCAGGCGGGTGCCGCGGTCACGGGCAGCTGCAAGAACGCCGACGCCGCCGACGCCAAGCCGTACGACGTCACGGGCGAGGTGAAAGGCGACACGGTCACCTTCCGGCACGGCGGCGACTACCAGGGCACCGCGATCACGCTCACCTACACCGGCACGACGGCCACGCCCAAGGCGCTCAAGGGCACCATCGACGTCCAGCCGTTCGGCGTCAACGGTACGTTCTCTGCCGCCCCCGCCCCGGCGGCCCCCGCGAAGCCATGATCGACGTCCGTCCTCCGTCGCGCCCGGTCCTCCCCCGCATGCGCCGTCAGCTCGCCGTCCCGCTCGCGCTCGCCGCACTCGCCGTGGGCGGTGCCCGCCCCGCGGCGGCCCAGAACCCCGCCGCGGTCCCGCCCGCGGGGGGGCCCCCCCAGCTCGGCCGCGCTCCGCTGCGCGACGTCGTGGCCGCGCTCACCGACTCGGAGAAGGTGCGGCTCGTCGTCGGCACGGGCATCATCCTGCCGGCGGAAATGGGGGCGGGCCCGGGTGCGTCCATGTTCCCCCCGGCCATGCGCGGCCCGGCGCCCACCGCCGACGACTCCGCGACCCGGGTGCCCGGCGCGGCGGGGAGCACGCACGCGGTCCGCCGGCTCGGCATCCCGTCGATCGTCGTCTCCGACGGCCCGGCGGGCGTGCGGATCGACCCGATCCGCCGCGGGCCCGACGGGCGCCCCGACAGCTCGCGCACGTACTACGCGACCGCCTTCCCGGTCGGGACGCTGCTCGCCTCGTCGTGGGACACCGCGCTCGTCCGCCGCGTGGGCGTGGCCTTCGGCGAGGAGGTGCGCGACTACGGCGTCGACGTGCTGCTCGGCCCGGGGATGAACATCCACCGCAATCCGTTAGGCGGGCGCAACTTCGAGTACTACTCGGAGGACCCGCTCGTGACGGGCTCGATGGCCGCGGCGATCGTCGACGGCATCCAGTCGAACGGCGTCGGCACCTCGATCAAGCACTTCGCCGCCAACGAGCAGGAGTTCAACCGCATGCGGCTGAATTCGGCGGTCGGCGAGCGGGCCCTGCGCGAGCTCTACCTGAAAGGATTTCAGATCGCCGTACGGCGCGCGCAGCCGTGGACCGTGATGTCGTCGTACAACCTCGTCAACGGCACGCACACGGCGGAGAGCCGCGAGCTGCTGACCGACCTCTTGCGCGGCGAGTTCGGCTTCCGCGGGCTCGTGATGAGCGACTGGTTCGGCGGCGAGGACCCGGCGGCGATGGTGAACGCGGGGAACGACCTCGTGATGCCGGGGACGGGCGGGCAGGAACAGGCGCTGCGCGCCGCGCTCGCGGCGGGGACGCTCTCGCGCGCCGCGCTCGACTCGAGTGTGACGCGGGTGCTGGCGCTCGTGCTCAAGTCGCCGACCTTCCGCGGCGTCCCGCACTCCGACCGCCCGGACCTCCGCGCGCACGCGGCCGTCGCGCGCACGGCGGCGGCGGAGAGCATGGTGCTGCTGCGCGACCAGGCGTTCGGCGGGTCCGCCGCGCGCCGCGCGCTGCCGCTCGCCGCGGGGAGTGCGGTGGCCGTGTTCGGCAACACCTCGTACGACCTGATCGCCGGGGGTACGGGGAGCGGCAACGTGAACCGCGCCTACACCGTGTCGCTTACCGACGGGCTCGCGGGGGCGGGGATGCGCGTGGATTCGTCCCTCGCGGGCGCCTACCGCGGCTACCTGGCCGCGGAGCGGGCGCGGGCGCCGAAGCGCACGCTGATGCAGGACCTGTTCGCGCCCCGGCCGGTGATCGCCGAGCTCGCGCCCGACCCGGCCGCCGTTCGGCAGGCGGCCGAGCGCGACGCGGCCGCCGTCGTCACGCTCGGTCGGATCGCGGGCGAGGGGCTCGACCGCAAGGTCGCGGACGACTTCGAGCTGCGCGCGCCGGAGCGCGCGCTCCTGCGGCAGGTGTCGGCGGCGTTCCACGCACGCCGCAAGCCGGTGGTAGTCGTTCTCAACGTGGGCGGCCCCGTCGAGGTGGTGAGCTGGCGCGACCAGGCCGACGCGATCCTCCTCGCCTGGCAGCCCGGGCAGGAGGGCGGGCACGCGATCGCCGACGTGTTGGGCGGGCGCGTGAACCCGTCGGGGAAGCTCGCGACGACGTTCCCGGCCCGCTACGCGGACGTGCCCTACGGGGCCGACTTCCCGGGGCGCGTGCGCGCGGACGCGCCGCCGGCGGCCAGCCCGCTCGCGGGGCGGGCGTCGGAGAACACGTACGCGGAGGGGATCTACGTCGGGTACCGCTACTACCGCACGTTCGGCAGGGCGCCCGCGTACGCGTTCGGCCACGGGCTGAGCTACACCACGTTCCGCTACGGCGGGCCGCGGCTCTCTGGAGTGCCTAACGGCGCCGCCGATTCGATAACCGTGACGGCGACCGTGACCAACACCGGCCGCGTCGCGGGGCGCGAGGTGGCCGAGCTCTACGTGAGCGCGCCCTCGACGGCGGCACTGCCCAAGCCCGAGCGCGAGCTGCGGGCGTTCGCCAAGACGGGCGTACTCCCGCCGGGGCGGTCGGAGACGGTCACGTTCCGCCTCGGGGCGGCGGACCTCGCGTCGTTCGACCCGGCGCAGTCGGCGTGGGTCGCCGACGCCGGGACCTACACCGTGCGGGTCGCGGGCTCGTCGGCGGACGACGGGGTGCGCGGGACGTTTGCGCTGCCCCAGCGGATCGTGACCGAGCGGAGCCGCCCGCTGCTCGCGCCGCGCGCTCCGGTCGCGGAGCTGAAGGCGGCGGCGCGGTGAGCGCGGCGGGCCCCGCGCCCGCCGCCCGTTGCTCAGCGCCCCCGCGCCGCCAGCTCCCGCGCCGTCCGCTGGTCGGTGATCAGCACGTGGAGGATCCCCGCCTTGAGTGCCGCGTGGATGGCGTTGGCCTTCTCCGCCCCGCCCGCGACCGCGACGACGCGCCGCACCCGGCGCAGTTGCTCGGCGGAGATGCCGAGCAGGCGGTCGTCGAGCGAGGTGTGCACGAACTGGCCGGCGGCGTCGAAGAAGCGTAGCGCGACGTCGCCGACCGCGCCCGCCGCGCGCAACTCCTCCACGGTGCCCGGCGGGAACGAGGCGCCGTCGTTGAGGACGGGGTTCGAGGCGAGCGAGCCGACGCCGACGAAGAGCGTGTCGATCGCGCCCAGGCGGCTGAGCGCCGGGCGCAGGTGCGGGTCGTCGCGCAGGGCGTCGCGCACGGCGGCGCTCGCGACCACGCCGGGGGCGGGGAGGAGGACGGGCGTGGCGCCTAACAGCCCGGCCAGGCGCCGCACGACCGAGGCGGCGTAGGCGGTGGCGTCGGCCGGGCCGATCCCGCCCAACGTCTGCACGACGTGCACCCCCTCGGTCGGGATCGGGGTCAGGGCCCGCACCATCGCGTCGAGCGTGGTCCCCCACGCGAGGCCGATCGTCTCGCCCGGCGCGACCGAG
This is a stretch of genomic DNA from Gemmatimonadetes bacterium T265. It encodes these proteins:
- a CDS encoding hypothetical protein (possible pseudo due to internal stop codon), which encodes MPRVWWHWMNGNVTKEGITADLEWMHRVGIGGMQMFDGSLGTPRFVENRLVWMTPGWKDAFRHAAAEADRLGLEMTMTASGGWSESGGWSESGGPWVTPQQAMKKVVWSETRVSGPRRFAGVLPTPPSVNGPFQGMQNGPDLAFPGDTGLPGAKPLPAERPAGPDPTVYADTKVLAYRLPDADVRMADLKPAVTSAAGAVDAATLMDGDFGKTVSVALPEGAPETWVQFAFARPFRAQAFTFGGAPGLQFVGGPPVPDGRVEASQDGRTWTTLVALPGPGHPTANFAARTYTFPATSARFYRVVMKRPAPNPFGAAFGIGPAKAITILELEFSAAPRVNRWEEKAQYGNMTDYGPAVATPAAPGAVPVRDVVDLTSRLRPDGTLDWQVPAGRWAVLRMGYSLEGTKNHPASPEATGYEVDKLNRAHVAAYIQHYTDQIKGALGSYYGRSFRYLLTDSYEAGMENWTDDMVAQFRARRGYDPTPYLPVLAGRVIGSAAASDKFLWDFRRTIADLFADHHYGTINEALKKDGVGLDAEAMGADFPTSGEGLQDKGRVTIPMGEFWTPGPGQDDGASHMADMKEAASAAHI
- a CDS encoding glycosyl hydrolase, whose protein sequence is MIDVRPPSRPVLPRMRRQLAVPLALAALAVGGARPAAAQNPAAVPPAGGPPQLGRAPLRDVVAALTDSEKVRLVVGTGIILPAEMGAGPGASMFPPAMRGPAPTADDSATRVPGAAGSTHAVRRLGIPSIVVSDGPAGVRIDPIRRGPDGRPDSSRTYYATAFPVGTLLASSWDTALVRRVGVAFGEEVRDYGVDVLLGPGMNIHRNPLGGRNFEYYSEDPLVTGSMAAAIVDGIQSNGVGTSIKHFAANEQEFNRMRLNSAVGERALRELYLKGFQIAVRRAQPWTVMSSYNLVNGTHTAESRELLTDLLRGEFGFRGLVMSDWFGGEDPAAMVNAGNDLVMPGTGGQEQALRAALAAGTLSRAALDSSVTRVLALVLKSPTFRGVPHSDRPDLRAHAAVARTAAAESMVLLRDQAFGGSAARRALPLAAGSAVAVFGNTSYDLIAGGTGSGNVNRAYTVSLTDGLAGAGMRVDSSLAGAYRGYLAAERARAPKRTLMQDLFAPRPVIAELAPDPAAVRQAAERDAAAVVTLGRIAGEGLDRKVADDFELRAPERALLRQVSAAFHARRKPVVVVLNVGGPVEVVSWRDQADAILLAWQPGQEGGHAIADVLGGRVNPSGKLATTFPARYADVPYGADFPGRVRADAPPAASPLAGRASENTYAEGIYVGYRYYRTFGRAPAYAFGHGLSYTTFRYGGPRLSGVPNGAADSITVTATVTNTGRVAGREVAELYVSAPSTAALPKPERELRAFAKTGVLPPGRSETVTFRLGAADLASFDPAQSAWVADAGTYTVRVAGSSADDGVRGTFALPQRIVTERSRPLLAPRAPVAELKAAAR
- a CDS encoding DNA-binding transcriptional regulator, with translation MARPRSAPDLYLLSKVSTLYYLRAQTQQRIAERLRISRPRVSRLLQEAQVHGIVQITVAPPVGLHTELESKLESRFGLEEALVVGADGGGGRGGAELRRQVGGAAAAYLARSVAPGETIGLAWGTTLDAMVRALTPIPTEGVHVVQTLGGIGPADATAYAASVVRRLAGLLGATPVLLPAPGVVASAAVRDALRDDPHLRPALSRLGAIDTLFVGVGSLASNPVLNDGASFPPGTVEELRAAGAVGDVALRFFDAAGQFVHTSLDDRLLGISAEQLRRVRRVVAVAGGAEKANAIHAALKAGILHVLITDQRTARELAARGR
- a CDS encoding hypothetical protein (possible pseudo due to internal stop codon) produces the protein MPSPLVPAFAQSPYYLKRLADRALAHGINRFVIHTSVHQPFVDSTHKPGMTLGFFGQHFTRNNTWAEQSRAWLGYLGRASHLLQQGRFAADLAYFYGEGAPNAVPFWKPVDPAPPAGYDYDWVNAEVLLGRMRVEDGQLVLPTGMRYRALVLPADVNQLTLPMARKLRDLVQAGATVIAPPPNGTPSLADGPAGDDSVRAVARQVWGAADGRGVTEHAYGKGKVSWGVPVAQVLGAAGVAPDVTVDGRGPDARHAWIHRSAGDAEVYFVANQQEKAEDVTASFRVSGRDVELWDAATGETAPAAYTTANGRTEVPLHLDPYGSTFVVFRRSAAAAPSRTVAAPARATLATVAGPWQVRFQPGRGAPAAVRVDSLASWTTSAGAGVKYFSGTATYAKDVTVPAEWLRAGGRVELDLGRVKEIAEVLVNGQPAGGILWKPPFRAGVTSALKPGANRVEVRVTNLWSNRMIGDLQPGATQRFTFTDFRPFTKDSPLMESGLLGPVAFVRVSGAAEGTRGPVVARPARAV